One Chryseobacterium wanjuense genomic region harbors:
- a CDS encoding EamA family transporter has protein sequence MKKKNILKGVLFVGIGASIYGMLATFVKLAYQEGYTTSEVTTSQFLLGLIGLLLLNFIQTITSKKALPSPTSKEIRNLMMAGTSLGCTSLFYYIAVQYINVSIAIVLLMQSVWFSVVVESLITKKLPNIRKVVSVIIVLIGTILATNLINTEIELDVKGIFWGLLAAASYTLTMFTSNTLATNLPVLRKSMIMLSGGAVVVFIFLFFAQIGPSHFDGLKSIYLNFTENTEHIHSFRYSILWRYGFVLALFGTIIPPILFNIGFPKAGLGLGSIVSSLELPVSVAMAFVLLGEKVIFIQWLGIALILFAIVLMNLPSQKEYKIAEVS, from the coding sequence ATGAAGAAGAAAAATATACTAAAAGGAGTTTTATTTGTAGGAATTGGTGCTAGTATATATGGTATGTTAGCGACTTTTGTAAAGCTGGCTTATCAGGAGGGGTATACCACTTCGGAGGTTACTACTTCTCAGTTTTTATTGGGCTTGATAGGACTTTTACTATTAAATTTTATTCAAACAATAACATCAAAAAAAGCGTTGCCATCACCTACTTCAAAAGAAATCAGAAACCTGATGATGGCGGGAACTTCTCTGGGATGTACAAGCTTATTCTATTACATTGCTGTTCAATATATTAATGTTTCAATTGCAATCGTCTTATTGATGCAGTCGGTTTGGTTTAGTGTAGTGGTTGAAAGTTTGATAACAAAAAAATTACCCAATATCAGAAAAGTGGTCTCTGTAATTATTGTTTTAATTGGAACTATTTTAGCGACAAATCTGATCAATACCGAAATAGAATTGGATGTCAAAGGTATCTTTTGGGGATTATTGGCAGCGGCATCCTACACGCTGACAATGTTTACATCCAATACTTTAGCGACAAATCTTCCGGTTCTGAGGAAAAGTATGATCATGCTTTCAGGAGGAGCTGTTGTGGTTTTTATTTTCTTATTTTTTGCTCAGATTGGACCTTCACATTTTGATGGATTAAAATCAATTTATTTAAATTTTACAGAAAACACAGAACATATTCACTCATTTCGCTATTCGATTTTATGGAGGTATGGTTTTGTGTTGGCTTTATTCGGAACCATTATTCCGCCGATTTTATTCAATATTGGTTTCCCGAAAGCCGGTCTGGGATTGGGAAGTATCGTTTCTTCACTGGAACTTCCGGTTTCTGTGGCGATGGCTTTTGTTTTATTGGGAGAAAAAGTGATTTTCATTCAGTGGTTGGGAATTGCATTGATTCTTTTTGCTATTGTTTTGATGAATTTACCTTCACAAAAGGAATATAAAATTGCAGAAGTTTCTTAA
- a CDS encoding T9SS-dependent M36 family metallopeptidase: protein MKKRTLPLMFAALAVFSSSSLFSQNNETLIKNYISKNKIREYKKSDLTNFSIDVNDHSESMNGDVVKIQQMYKGLPVYRSLGSVLIKNNQVVLYNDSFEKDYQNVDSNIPAISKETAFGFASKGTNIEDPSKVKILNFHDADTKDAFAKHQLVYVKKGEDLVLCYEFTFPERKTSNYWDILVNANTGEIIEKNNLNLSCNFVDHPYGHSHENSLAVFPLGKENYESAIPKTSVLLSPDNASYNVFPFPIEAPTFGSRSVVTNPWNLTASPEGWHSDGTIHYTTAQGNNVFAYQDLYDDDFFTGTTVDGGATRNFNFPYTAGALALTNQDAAITNLFYANNMMHDIFYKFGFTPASKNFQKNNFNLGGTGNDFVNAEAQDGAGTVVTANVQNYNNANFATPQDGGSGRMQMYVWVNSSQKLFYNAPASATSRTPVSYIAQFGQQITGLPVSGDVKLSPVLDACTALPANSLSGFIGLAERGNCDFSIKVENMQNAGAIGAILYNSPTSAAPGNMSGTNANVYIMSELIDNVEGEYIKSQLANNVPVNVSMSYSTKQDGSFDNGIMIHEYGHGISNRLTGNGYTCLQYTQSKEQMGEGWSDFFALMLTNKSGDNASVPRGMATYALGEGISGDGLRPAKYSPDFLINDYTYVDTNGMEFLNGSTMVPDVHSIGFVWATMLWDLNWQYVAKYGYASDVTSNTTNGSSRVLQLVTDALKLQACSPTFIDGRNAILQAELATTGGVDKCMIWRTFAKRGLGVNASAGSKTNINDQVQDFTVPAECVLATDEVKTVKDNISIYPNPAKNEFFINFPSNTLGKVSVEIYDMSGKLVSSEDKISPDAKKSISTDKLINGTYMVKVKGLGFDATSKVIVKK from the coding sequence ATGAAAAAGAGAACTCTACCCCTTATGTTTGCTGCCTTAGCAGTTTTCTCATCTTCAAGCTTATTTTCTCAAAATAATGAGACATTAATTAAAAATTATATCTCTAAAAATAAAATCAGGGAATATAAGAAATCTGACCTTACTAATTTTAGTATTGATGTGAATGACCATTCTGAAAGTATGAATGGAGATGTTGTGAAAATACAACAAATGTATAAAGGTCTACCTGTTTATAGATCATTAGGATCTGTTTTGATTAAAAATAATCAGGTTGTACTTTATAATGATAGTTTTGAAAAAGATTACCAGAATGTTGATTCTAATATTCCTGCAATTTCAAAAGAAACTGCTTTTGGGTTTGCTTCGAAAGGAACCAATATTGAAGATCCAAGCAAGGTAAAGATTCTTAATTTTCATGATGCTGACACTAAAGATGCTTTCGCGAAGCATCAATTGGTATATGTAAAGAAAGGTGAAGATTTGGTTTTATGCTACGAATTCACTTTTCCTGAGAGAAAGACTTCGAATTACTGGGATATTTTAGTAAATGCCAATACAGGAGAAATTATTGAAAAAAATAATTTAAATCTTAGCTGTAATTTCGTTGATCATCCATATGGACATTCACATGAAAACAGTTTGGCTGTTTTCCCTTTAGGAAAAGAAAACTATGAATCTGCAATTCCGAAAACAAGTGTATTATTATCTCCGGACAATGCCTCTTATAATGTATTTCCTTTTCCAATAGAAGCTCCGACTTTCGGATCAAGATCAGTGGTAACAAATCCATGGAATCTTACGGCTTCACCGGAAGGATGGCATTCTGACGGAACAATTCATTATACAACCGCTCAGGGAAATAACGTTTTTGCTTATCAGGATTTATATGATGATGATTTTTTTACAGGTACAACAGTTGATGGTGGAGCAACAAGAAATTTTAATTTTCCCTATACTGCAGGAGCACTTGCTTTAACGAATCAGGATGCAGCAATTACCAACTTATTTTATGCAAACAATATGATGCATGATATATTTTATAAGTTTGGCTTTACTCCAGCTTCGAAAAATTTTCAAAAAAATAATTTTAATTTAGGTGGTACTGGAAATGATTTTGTAAACGCAGAAGCACAAGATGGTGCGGGTACTGTGGTGACAGCCAATGTTCAAAATTATAATAATGCAAATTTTGCAACTCCTCAAGATGGAGGAAGTGGAAGAATGCAGATGTATGTGTGGGTAAATAGTTCACAAAAACTATTCTATAATGCACCTGCCTCTGCTACATCAAGAACTCCTGTCTCTTATATCGCTCAATTTGGTCAGCAAATTACAGGGCTTCCAGTTTCTGGTGATGTGAAATTATCACCTGTTTTAGATGCTTGTACCGCACTTCCTGCAAACTCTTTAAGTGGATTTATTGGATTGGCTGAGAGAGGAAACTGTGATTTCAGCATAAAAGTGGAAAATATGCAAAATGCCGGAGCTATTGGTGCTATACTTTATAATTCACCGACATCTGCTGCTCCGGGAAATATGTCAGGAACAAATGCTAACGTTTACATAATGTCAGAGCTTATTGATAATGTTGAAGGAGAATATATTAAGTCTCAATTGGCTAACAATGTTCCGGTAAATGTTTCAATGAGTTATAGCACAAAACAAGATGGAAGTTTTGATAACGGAATTATGATCCATGAATATGGTCATGGAATTTCTAATAGATTAACTGGAAATGGTTATACTTGCCTACAATATACTCAGAGTAAAGAGCAAATGGGAGAGGGTTGGTCTGATTTCTTTGCTTTAATGTTAACTAACAAATCAGGAGATAATGCATCTGTTCCAAGAGGAATGGCTACTTATGCTTTAGGAGAAGGAATTTCAGGAGATGGTCTCAGACCCGCGAAATATTCACCAGATTTTTTAATCAACGACTATACTTATGTTGATACAAACGGAATGGAGTTCTTAAATGGATCAACAATGGTTCCTGATGTTCATTCTATCGGTTTTGTTTGGGCAACAATGCTTTGGGATCTTAACTGGCAATATGTTGCTAAGTATGGATATGCTTCTGATGTGACTTCTAACACAACTAATGGTAGCTCAAGAGTATTACAATTAGTAACAGATGCTTTAAAGCTTCAGGCTTGTAGTCCTACATTTATTGATGGTAGAAACGCAATTTTGCAAGCAGAATTGGCAACTACAGGAGGTGTTGACAAATGTATGATCTGGAGAACCTTTGCAAAAAGAGGATTAGGAGTTAATGCTTCTGCGGGATCTAAAACAAACATCAATGACCAGGTTCAGGATTTCACAGTACCGGCAGAATGTGTATTGGCAACAGACGAAGTGAAAACAGTTAAAGACAATATTTCAATCTATCCGAACCCGGCTAAGAATGAATTCTTTATCAACTTCCCAAGCAATACTTTAGGAAAAGTAAGTGTTGAGATTTATGATATGTCAGGAAAATTGGTGTCTTCTGAAGACAAGATTTCTCCGGATGCTAAAAAATCAATTTCTACAGACAAGCTGATTAACGGGACTTATATGGTTAAAGTAAAAGGTTTAGGTTTCGATGCAACTTCAAAAGTTATTGTTAAGAAATAA
- a CDS encoding T9SS-dependent M36 family metallopeptidase produces the protein MKKLALPLLFAVSAIFPSVLYGQDNEKLIKDYISQNKIREYKKSDLTNFIIENVDPSKSLNGNVVKFQQTYNGLPVYNAAGTAIVRDNKITYYIDNFLKDYSSATPNNALISKTAALQKISQNLQKQKIENYPILGFSDADPVNQQAAKQRLVYVENGGVLKLVYEFSLPEPDSPNYWDILVDATNGNIISKLDLNLSCNFNDDAFSHDHTEIQNNFIGPVNGTQQSFSLLAPDNASYNIFALPLEAPTFGSRSIVNNPWIITASPEGWHYDGTTRYTYTRGNNVYAYEDTAGTNIIGFSPDGGAARNFDYPFSINADPSSNLSASVTNLFYMNNKIHDIFYMFGFTPAARNFQQTNFGLGGLGSDYVNAEAQDGGGINNANFATPADGTKPRMQMYLWSTRNRNFFYNAPSAAVPRQPSVGTALFGNPLDATGVTGDVQLSSVLDGCTALPAASLAGKIGLVERGTCAFTVKVKNVQNAGATAAIIYNNTANGSTLSNMSGTDATITIPSVLITNSEGEYIKSQLSASTIVNVTLKNDPATSITPDGSFDNGIVTHEYGHGISNRLTGTGSGCLSSSADKEQMGEGWSDFFALMLTNKPGDNASVPRGTGTYVMGQPITGGGIRPAKYSPDFTINGFTYGDTNGMEYTNTSGQLVPDSHSIGFIWATMLWDLHWQYVAQYGYSSDVMANTTNGSSRVLQLVTDGLKLQICNPTFIDGRNAILNADLATTGGVDKCMIWRTFAKRGLGVNASAGSKTNINDQVQDFTVPAECVLATDEVNTVKNNISIYPNPAKNEFFIKFPSNTLGKVSVEIYDMSGKLVSSEDKISPDAKKSISTDKLINGTYMVKVKGLGFDATSKVIVRK, from the coding sequence ATGAAAAAGTTAGCTTTACCCCTTTTATTTGCCGTATCGGCAATTTTTCCGTCTGTTTTATACGGACAAGATAATGAGAAGTTGATTAAGGATTACATTTCTCAAAACAAGATTAGAGAATATAAGAAATCTGATCTTACCAATTTTATTATAGAAAATGTAGATCCTTCAAAATCATTGAATGGGAATGTTGTTAAATTTCAACAGACTTATAATGGATTGCCTGTCTACAATGCAGCAGGGACAGCCATCGTGAGAGATAATAAAATTACGTATTATATTGATAATTTTTTAAAGGATTACAGCTCGGCTACCCCAAATAATGCTTTAATCAGTAAAACTGCGGCACTTCAAAAAATATCACAGAACCTGCAAAAGCAAAAAATTGAAAATTATCCTATTCTTGGCTTTTCTGATGCAGATCCGGTAAATCAGCAGGCAGCTAAACAGCGATTGGTATATGTTGAAAACGGAGGTGTTTTAAAACTTGTCTATGAGTTTTCCCTTCCGGAACCGGATTCCCCGAATTACTGGGATATTTTGGTCGATGCAACTAATGGAAATATCATCAGCAAACTGGATTTGAATTTATCCTGTAATTTCAATGATGATGCATTTTCACATGATCACACAGAAATTCAGAACAATTTCATTGGGCCCGTGAATGGAACTCAGCAAAGTTTTTCACTCCTTGCACCGGATAATGCTTCGTATAATATTTTTGCATTACCGTTGGAGGCTCCTACTTTTGGCTCAAGATCAATTGTGAATAATCCATGGATAATTACGGCATCTCCGGAAGGCTGGCATTATGACGGAACAACCCGATATACCTACACAAGAGGAAATAATGTCTATGCATATGAGGATACTGCAGGAACGAATATAATCGGTTTTTCACCTGATGGAGGTGCTGCAAGAAATTTTGATTATCCGTTCAGTATTAATGCAGATCCTTCCAGCAATTTAAGTGCATCTGTTACCAATTTATTCTACATGAATAATAAGATACACGATATATTTTATATGTTTGGCTTTACACCAGCGGCAAGAAATTTCCAGCAGACCAACTTCGGACTTGGCGGTTTGGGAAGTGATTATGTAAATGCAGAAGCACAAGATGGAGGAGGTATAAACAATGCCAACTTTGCAACCCCTGCCGATGGAACTAAGCCGAGAATGCAAATGTATCTTTGGTCTACCAGAAATAGAAATTTCTTTTATAATGCGCCAAGTGCGGCAGTTCCGAGACAACCGAGTGTAGGAACGGCATTATTTGGAAATCCTTTAGATGCAACGGGAGTTACAGGAGATGTGCAGCTTTCATCTGTTCTGGATGGATGTACAGCATTGCCGGCGGCTTCACTTGCAGGAAAAATAGGATTAGTAGAAAGAGGAACATGTGCATTTACAGTTAAGGTTAAAAATGTACAGAATGCCGGTGCTACTGCAGCGATCATTTATAATAATACGGCAAATGGTTCTACGTTGTCGAATATGTCGGGAACTGATGCTACGATTACCATTCCTTCTGTTTTAATTACTAATTCGGAGGGAGAATATATTAAAAGCCAGCTTTCAGCAAGTACAATAGTAAACGTAACGTTGAAAAACGATCCTGCAACAAGCATCACTCCGGATGGAAGTTTTGATAACGGAATCGTTACTCATGAATACGGACATGGAATTTCTAATAGATTAACAGGTACAGGTTCAGGATGTTTAAGTTCAAGTGCTGATAAGGAACAAATGGGAGAAGGCTGGTCTGATTTCTTTGCGCTAATGTTAACAAATAAACCAGGAGACAATGCCTCTGTTCCAAGAGGAACCGGGACTTATGTCATGGGACAGCCAATTACAGGTGGTGGAATCAGACCTGCAAAATATTCACCTGATTTTACAATTAATGGCTTTACTTACGGAGATACAAACGGAATGGAATATACCAATACAAGTGGTCAACTCGTTCCTGATTCACACTCTATCGGTTTTATTTGGGCAACGATGCTGTGGGATCTTCACTGGCAATATGTTGCTCAATACGGTTATTCTTCAGACGTGATGGCGAATACGACTAACGGTAGCTCAAGAGTACTACAATTAGTAACGGATGGTTTGAAGCTTCAGATTTGTAACCCTACTTTTATTGATGGAAGAAATGCAATTTTAAATGCAGATCTTGCAACGACGGGTGGTGTTGACAAATGTATGATCTGGAGAACCTTTGCAAAAAGAGGATTAGGAGTGAATGCTTCTGCAGGATCTAAAACCAACATCAATGACCAGGTTCAGGATTTTACGGTACCGGCAGAATGTGTGCTAGCAACGGATGAGGTAAATACAGTTAAAAATAATATTTCAATCTATCCAAATCCGGCTAAAAATGAGTTCTTTATCAAATTCCCAAGCAATACTTTAGGAAAAGTAAGTGTTGAGATTTATGATATGTCTGGAAAGTTGGTGTCTTCTGAAGACAAGATTTCTCCCGATGCTAAAAAATCAATTTCTACAGACAAGCTGATCAACGGAACGTATATGGTTAAAGTAAAAGGTTTAGGTTTCGATGCAACTTCAAAAGTAATTGTAAGAAAATAA
- a CDS encoding T9SS type A sorting domain-containing protein, whose translation MKKAFLFLLMAFFMSLNFSKAQTPGAGTDFIICIDNSASIGSQAYEEMRISAKKLIEKILACNPKNRVSVVHYGTALLGSSPSHPIIYIESDFTNNIVTAQSFVRRLDVGDHFHEALGLVGNALDGTPNPDIVSPQTTLHRDPSNSFVFILFTDAGRAGGDLVSGSYLVNYYDTTYADPAAFKNVTVFKRDRKTKFAVVHVSYDSYSTQAAASIASAGGSYFGTVENNTDDPDFGISPRLYFGKPSFLLTPDEITEITKGVCENSGGGNIEMYYEPNDCGGFNTVQSVFGTYDLPAGATFIGLNLSIVSLTTGDEYPVSYNPTLTPPNGFWQWMTAADFSSVPPSALTGQFKFLLTLAYEVGGQTYYTSSWNTYPFFSYDINFDCMKGVPSTPLLKQKNNNNDFKLDRNADPNHYKKNLVTVEQKLQLTPNPTNGMFKVVLNKGIETGKLQVLDLNGNTVYNTSFNNEKEVNVDLHSQKEGIYLVKIVSDKNITYTEKIIKR comes from the coding sequence ATGAAAAAAGCATTTTTATTTTTGCTTATGGCATTTTTTATGTCATTAAACTTCTCAAAAGCCCAGACACCGGGCGCCGGAACCGATTTTATCATCTGTATCGACAACAGTGCCTCCATTGGCAGTCAGGCTTATGAGGAAATGAGAATCAGTGCTAAAAAACTTATCGAGAAAATATTAGCCTGTAATCCAAAAAACAGGGTAAGTGTGGTTCACTACGGAACAGCCCTGTTGGGAAGCTCACCAAGCCACCCGATCATTTATATCGAGTCAGATTTTACGAATAATATAGTTACGGCTCAAAGTTTTGTAAGAAGATTAGACGTCGGAGATCATTTTCATGAAGCTTTAGGGCTGGTAGGAAATGCTTTGGATGGTACTCCCAACCCGGATATTGTGAGCCCTCAAACTACTTTACACAGAGATCCTTCAAATTCTTTTGTCTTTATTTTGTTCACGGATGCAGGAAGAGCAGGAGGAGATCTCGTAAGTGGTTCTTATCTTGTAAATTACTATGACACGACCTATGCTGATCCGGCTGCATTTAAAAATGTAACAGTATTCAAAAGAGACAGAAAAACAAAATTTGCTGTCGTGCACGTGAGCTATGACAGCTATTCAACTCAGGCTGCAGCATCTATTGCAAGTGCGGGAGGTTCTTATTTCGGGACAGTTGAAAACAATACAGATGATCCTGATTTCGGAATTTCTCCAAGATTATATTTCGGGAAGCCTAGTTTTTTATTAACGCCGGACGAAATCACAGAAATCACGAAAGGTGTTTGTGAAAATTCAGGTGGTGGAAATATAGAAATGTATTATGAACCAAATGATTGTGGCGGATTCAATACCGTACAGTCTGTTTTCGGAACTTATGATTTACCTGCCGGAGCAACATTTATAGGTTTAAATTTATCAATAGTAAGTCTTACAACTGGTGATGAATATCCGGTTTCATATAACCCTACATTGACTCCTCCAAACGGATTCTGGCAATGGATGACAGCTGCCGATTTCAGCAGTGTTCCTCCAAGTGCTTTAACGGGGCAGTTTAAATTCTTACTGACATTAGCTTATGAAGTGGGCGGTCAGACCTATTATACATCCAGCTGGAATACGTATCCTTTCTTTAGTTATGATATCAATTTCGATTGTATGAAAGGCGTTCCAAGTACTCCGCTTTTAAAACAAAAAAATAATAATAATGATTTTAAACTGGACAGAAATGCCGATCCGAATCATTACAAAAAGAATTTGGTAACAGTTGAACAAAAATTGCAGCTTACGCCGAATCCTACCAATGGAATGTTTAAAGTTGTTTTAAATAAAGGAATTGAAACAGGAAAGTTACAGGTTCTTGACCTGAACGGAAATACCGTTTACAACACATCATTTAATAATGAAAAAGAAGTAAACGTTGATTTGCATTCTCAAAAAGAAGGGATTTATCTTGTGAAAATAGTTTCTGATAAGAATATAACTTACACAGAAAAAATAATTAAGAGATAA
- the rpsA gene encoding 30S ribosomal protein S1 — translation MSKETNSAEVILNQNVAPEQFDWDSFESGLDADARKEKSDLEEIYNGSLNNLDDNDVLIGKVVRLTDKEAIVDINFKSEGVISLNEFRYNQGLKVGDEVEVMVDKREDKTGQLQLSHRKARTLKAWDKVNELHETGEIVNGFVKSRTKGGMIVDVHGIEAFLPGSQIDVKPIKDYDQFVGKTMEFKVVKINPEFKNVVVSHKALIEADIEGQKKEIISQLEKGQVLEGTVKNITSYGVFIDLGGVDGLIHITDLSWSRVNHPSEILEDGQTVKVVILDFDDEKTRIQLGMKQLEAHPWDALSADLKVGDKVKGKVVVLADYGAFVEIAPGVEGLIHVSEMSWSTHLRSAGDFVKVGDEVEAEVLTLDRDERKISLGIKQLSKDPWENIETKYPVGSKHVGTVRNFTNFGVFVELEEGIDGLIYISDLSWTKKIKHPSEFCAVGDKLDVVVLELDIQARRLSLGHKQLTENPWDAFETKYAEGTVHTGTAVEVHDKGASVQFEDAEVEAFCPSRLLEKEDGSKIKKGETAEFKVIEFNKEFKRVVVSHTGIFRDEEKKNAREASNNRSNNVSSSNNEERSTLGDIDALAELKRKMEEGK, via the coding sequence ATGTCAAAAGAGACAAATTCAGCAGAGGTTATTTTAAACCAAAACGTAGCACCAGAACAATTTGATTGGGATTCTTTCGAATCAGGTCTTGATGCAGATGCGAGAAAAGAAAAAAGCGATCTAGAAGAAATCTACAACGGATCTTTAAACAACTTAGACGATAACGACGTTCTAATTGGGAAAGTTGTAAGATTAACTGACAAGGAAGCTATCGTAGACATCAACTTCAAATCTGAAGGTGTAATCTCTCTAAACGAATTCCGTTACAACCAAGGTCTTAAGGTAGGTGATGAAGTAGAAGTAATGGTTGACAAGAGAGAAGACAAAACTGGTCAGTTACAATTATCTCACAGAAAAGCTAGAACGCTTAAAGCTTGGGATAAAGTAAACGAACTTCACGAAACTGGAGAAATCGTAAACGGTTTTGTAAAATCAAGAACAAAAGGGGGTATGATCGTAGACGTACACGGAATCGAAGCATTCTTACCTGGTTCTCAAATTGATGTTAAGCCAATTAAAGATTACGATCAGTTCGTAGGAAAAACTATGGAGTTCAAAGTTGTGAAAATCAACCCTGAGTTCAAAAACGTAGTAGTTTCTCACAAAGCATTGATCGAAGCAGATATCGAAGGTCAGAAAAAAGAAATCATCTCTCAATTAGAGAAAGGTCAGGTTCTTGAAGGTACTGTTAAGAATATCACTTCTTACGGTGTGTTCATCGACTTAGGTGGTGTAGATGGATTGATCCACATTACAGATCTTTCTTGGTCTAGAGTAAATCACCCATCTGAAATCCTTGAGGACGGACAAACTGTAAAAGTAGTTATCCTTGATTTCGATGATGAGAAAACAAGAATCCAATTGGGTATGAAGCAATTAGAAGCTCACCCTTGGGATGCTCTTTCTGCTGACTTGAAAGTAGGTGACAAAGTAAAAGGAAAAGTAGTAGTTCTTGCTGACTATGGTGCATTCGTAGAAATCGCTCCAGGTGTAGAAGGATTGATCCACGTTTCTGAAATGTCTTGGTCTACTCACTTGAGATCTGCAGGTGATTTCGTAAAAGTAGGTGACGAGGTGGAAGCTGAAGTACTTACTTTAGATAGAGACGAAAGAAAGATTTCTCTTGGTATCAAACAATTATCTAAAGATCCATGGGAAAATATCGAAACTAAGTATCCTGTAGGATCTAAGCATGTAGGAACTGTAAGAAACTTCACAAACTTTGGTGTATTCGTAGAGTTGGAAGAAGGTATCGACGGGTTGATCTACATCTCTGATCTTTCTTGGACTAAGAAAATCAAGCATCCATCTGAGTTCTGCGCAGTAGGTGATAAATTAGATGTTGTAGTTCTAGAATTAGACATCCAGGCGAGAAGATTATCTCTAGGTCACAAACAATTGACTGAAAACCCATGGGATGCATTCGAAACTAAATATGCTGAAGGAACTGTACACACAGGAACTGCTGTAGAAGTTCACGATAAAGGAGCTTCTGTACAATTCGAAGATGCTGAAGTTGAAGCGTTCTGCCCTTCAAGATTATTAGAGAAAGAAGATGGATCTAAAATCAAGAAAGGTGAAACTGCTGAATTCAAAGTTATCGAATTCAACAAAGAATTCAAGAGAGTTGTTGTTTCTCACACAGGTATCTTCAGAGATGAAGAGAAGAAAAATGCAAGAGAAGCTTCTAACAACAGATCTAACAATGTATCTTCTTCAAACAATGAAGAAAGATCTACTTTAGGAGATATCGATGCATTAGCAGAATTGAAAAGAAAAATGGAAGAAGGTAAATAA
- a CDS encoding DEAD/DEAH box helicase has protein sequence MELESIYKKLQIQDMNQMQKSTYKATENKQDVVLLSPTGSGKTLAFLFPVLRNLKKNGSGIQTLILVPARELALQIEQVFKAMGTDFKVSVCYGGHDKKIEVNNLIEAPAVLIGTPGRVVYHLRNNNFDPKTIQTLVLDEFDKALELGFHDDMEFILNALKNTSQRILTSATAMDEIPQFTGLKDEKIIDFLKLSEVKPDIQLRKVMTISEEKLDTLFNLICKIGNKRTLIFCNHRDAVDRISELLREKGIDRETFHGGMEQDERERALLKFRNDSARILITTDLAARGLDVPEVESIVHYQLPPKEDAFIHRNGRTARMNAKGFAYLIMTEEENFPFIKSNTPEESVAGFNKVPEKTPFQTIYISAGKKDKVNKVDIVGYLLKKGELQKEDVGLIEVKDTTSYVAVSRNKVNALLKKLSNEKLKGKKVKMEVAY, from the coding sequence ATGGAATTAGAATCTATCTACAAAAAACTGCAGATTCAGGATATGAATCAGATGCAGAAATCTACATATAAAGCCACTGAAAACAAGCAGGATGTGGTTTTGCTCTCTCCTACCGGTTCGGGAAAAACGTTGGCTTTTTTATTTCCTGTCCTTCGAAATCTTAAGAAAAATGGTTCCGGGATTCAGACTTTAATTTTGGTTCCGGCGAGGGAATTGGCACTACAGATCGAACAGGTTTTTAAGGCGATGGGTACAGATTTTAAAGTTTCCGTTTGTTACGGAGGCCATGATAAAAAAATTGAAGTGAATAATCTGATTGAAGCTCCGGCGGTATTGATCGGAACTCCCGGAAGGGTTGTTTACCACCTAAGAAATAACAATTTTGATCCGAAAACAATTCAGACATTAGTGCTGGATGAGTTTGATAAAGCTTTGGAACTTGGATTTCATGATGATATGGAATTTATTTTAAACGCTTTAAAAAACACTTCACAAAGGATTTTGACTTCCGCTACAGCGATGGATGAAATTCCGCAATTCACTGGGTTAAAAGATGAGAAAATCATAGATTTTTTAAAATTAAGTGAAGTAAAACCGGATATTCAGTTGCGAAAAGTAATGACTATTTCTGAGGAAAAATTAGATACTTTATTTAATCTAATCTGTAAAATCGGGAATAAAAGAACGCTGATTTTCTGTAATCACCGCGACGCCGTCGACCGTATTTCCGAGCTTCTGCGTGAAAAAGGAATCGACCGTGAAACCTTCCACGGCGGAATGGAACAGGACGAAAGAGAACGCGCTTTATTGAAATTCAGAAATGATTCTGCGAGAATTCTGATCACCACCGATTTGGCGGCAAGAGGTCTGGACGTTCCGGAAGTTGAGTCGATTGTTCATTATCAATTGCCTCCGAAAGAAGATGCTTTCATCCACAGAAACGGCCGTACCGCAAGGATGAATGCCAAAGGTTTTGCCTATCTGATCATGACGGAGGAAGAAAATTTTCCTTTCATCAAAAGTAATACGCCCGAGGAAAGTGTTGCTGGCTTCAATAAAGTTCCTGAGAAAACACCTTTTCAGACGATTTACATCAGTGCTGGAAAAAAAGATAAAGTGAATAAAGTAGACATCGTAGGATATCTGCTGAAAAAAGGTGAACTTCAGAAAGAAGATGTGGGCTTAATCGAGGTTAAAGACACGACTTCTTATGTTGCCGTATCCAGAAATAAGGTAAATGCCTTGCTGAAAAAACTGAGCAATGAAAAGCTGAAGGGGAAAAAAGTGAAAATGGAGGTTGCTTATTAA